A region of Halococcus sediminicola DNA encodes the following proteins:
- the acs gene encoding acetate--CoA ligase, which produces MVDEDITIESRLAEQEYFSPPEEFVEQANMADPAVYDRFDEFPEGFEEYAEMLDWDEQWDEVLDDSNPPFYEWFVGGKLNASHNCIDRHLDERKNQTALLWEGEDGEQRNVSYQDLYREVNAMAAALRSMGVEEDDVVTIHLPMVPALPITMLACARIGAPHSVVFAGFSASALANRVDSADSDHVVTIDGYYRRGDFLDHIEKADEAMAAVDGDPEVLAWTRHDEPQVDVSDDYTMVADLLDDHHGETVEPVSRDAEDPLFLMYTSGTTGEPKGCQHRTGGYLAYATGTSKYVEDIKPEDTYWCMADIGWITGHSYIVYGPLALGTTTVMYEGTPDYPHKGRTWDIAEKYDVDIFHTSPTAVRQFMKWGEEELEGYDFDFRHMTTVGEPIQPEAWLWYYKHIGGEDAAIVDTWWQTENGGHLITNLPAIQDMKPGSAGRPAPGIEPAILDDEGNEIGAEAGEAGNLAITRPWPGMLQTVYGNDERFIAEYWERFSDTDSDDSEDWVYEAGDAAVKGTDGYYRILGRLDDVMNVAGHRLGTMELESAVAEVDDVAEAAVAARDDAEKGEVPDVYVTVREGVEESEAVRERIVGAVEDGIGKFARPANVLFVDDLPKTRSGKIMRRLLEDISNDDELGNTSTLADPSVPEEIRDQLRAD; this is translated from the coding sequence ATGGTAGACGAAGACATCACTATCGAGTCACGGCTGGCCGAACAGGAGTATTTCAGTCCACCCGAGGAGTTCGTCGAGCAGGCGAACATGGCCGACCCGGCGGTCTACGACCGTTTCGACGAGTTCCCCGAGGGGTTCGAAGAGTACGCCGAAATGCTCGACTGGGACGAGCAGTGGGACGAAGTGCTCGACGACTCGAACCCACCCTTCTACGAGTGGTTCGTCGGCGGCAAACTGAACGCCAGCCACAACTGCATCGACCGTCACCTCGACGAGCGCAAGAACCAGACCGCACTGTTGTGGGAGGGCGAGGACGGCGAGCAGCGCAACGTCAGCTATCAGGACCTCTATCGGGAGGTCAACGCGATGGCCGCCGCGCTGCGCTCGATGGGTGTCGAAGAGGACGACGTGGTGACGATTCACCTGCCGATGGTGCCGGCACTACCCATCACGATGCTCGCGTGCGCGCGCATCGGCGCACCCCACAGCGTCGTCTTTGCGGGTTTTTCGGCGAGCGCGCTCGCAAACCGCGTCGACAGCGCCGATTCGGACCACGTCGTCACCATCGACGGCTACTACCGCCGGGGCGATTTCCTCGACCACATCGAGAAGGCCGACGAGGCGATGGCGGCCGTCGACGGCGACCCCGAGGTGCTCGCGTGGACGCGCCACGACGAGCCGCAAGTGGACGTCAGCGACGACTACACGATGGTTGCGGACCTCCTCGACGACCATCACGGGGAGACGGTCGAACCGGTGAGCCGCGACGCCGAAGACCCCCTCTTCTTGATGTACACCTCGGGGACGACCGGCGAGCCGAAAGGCTGTCAGCACCGGACGGGCGGCTATCTCGCCTACGCGACGGGCACTTCGAAGTACGTCGAGGACATCAAGCCCGAGGACACTTACTGGTGTATGGCCGACATCGGCTGGATCACCGGCCACAGCTACATCGTCTACGGCCCGCTCGCGCTCGGTACTACCACTGTCATGTACGAGGGGACGCCCGACTACCCGCACAAGGGCCGGACGTGGGATATCGCCGAGAAGTACGACGTCGACATCTTCCACACCTCGCCGACGGCAGTCCGACAGTTCATGAAGTGGGGCGAAGAGGAGTTGGAGGGCTACGACTTCGACTTCCGGCACATGACCACGGTGGGAGAGCCGATCCAGCCCGAGGCGTGGCTCTGGTACTACAAACACATCGGTGGCGAGGACGCCGCTATCGTCGACACGTGGTGGCAGACCGAGAACGGCGGCCACCTCATCACCAACCTGCCGGCGATCCAGGACATGAAACCCGGCAGCGCCGGCCGTCCCGCGCCCGGTATCGAGCCGGCTATCCTCGACGACGAGGGTAACGAGATCGGAGCCGAAGCCGGCGAGGCGGGCAACCTCGCCATCACGCGGCCGTGGCCCGGCATGCTGCAAACCGTGTACGGCAACGACGAGCGATTCATCGCCGAGTACTGGGAGCGCTTTTCGGACACCGATTCGGACGACTCGGAGGACTGGGTCTACGAGGCGGGCGACGCCGCCGTGAAGGGAACCGACGGCTACTACCGCATCCTCGGTCGGCTCGACGACGTGATGAACGTCGCCGGCCACCGCCTCGGAACGATGGAACTCGAAAGCGCGGTCGCGGAGGTCGACGACGTCGCCGAGGCGGCGGTCGCCGCACGCGACGACGCCGAGAAGGGCGAGGTGCCCGACGTCTACGTCACCGTCAGGGAGGGCGTCGAGGAGAGCGAGGCGGTGCGCGAGCGCATCGTCGGAGCCGTCGAGGACGGCATCGGCAAGTTCGCCCGTCCCGCGAACGTGCTGTTCGTCGACGACCTCCCGAAGACGCGCTCTGGCAAGATCATGCGCCGCCTGCTCGAAGACATCTCCAACGACGACGAGTTGGGCAACACGAGCACGCTCGCCGACCCGAGCGTGCCCGAGGAGATCCGCGACCAACTACGGGCCGACTGA
- a CDS encoding acyl-CoA mutase large subunit family protein has translation MYDDEDLEAIREDKERWADETLDPVLDRHGERQDRFATVSNLEVDRVYTPDDVADVDYDEDLGLPGEEPYTRGVYPTMYRGRTWTMRQFAGFGTAEETNERFHYLVDEGQTGLSTAFDMPTLMGIDSDDAMADGEVGKEGVAVDTLRDMEILFDGIDLEDVSTSFTINPSAPVIFAMYVALADQRGVSREKLRGTMQNDMLKEFIAQKEWVIPPDPSLKLVTDTIEFAVGETPNIKPVSISGYHIREAGSTAIQELAFTLADGFAYVEDALDRGLDIDAFAPQLSFFFNSHNSLFEEVAKFRAARRIYATVMDEWYDADDERSKQLKFHTQTAGQSLTAQQPLNNVARVTVQALAGVLGGTQSLHTNSYDEALALPSEKAVRVALRTQQIIAEESGAADIVDPLGGSFAVESLTDETEEKAMAYIEEIREMGDGSVRDGVLAGIEQGYFHREIQDASFEYQERVETGEETVVGVNKYESDEDTKPEMLHVDDEVQNRQRERLAEVKDERDDAAVEDALDELGSAVESGDNAMPAIVDAVKVGTTMGEIMELFERRHGSYRETVGVA, from the coding sequence ATGTACGACGACGAGGACCTCGAAGCCATTCGGGAAGACAAGGAGCGCTGGGCCGACGAGACCCTCGACCCTGTGCTCGACCGTCACGGCGAACGACAGGACCGCTTCGCCACGGTCTCGAACCTCGAAGTCGATAGGGTATATACGCCCGACGACGTGGCCGACGTCGACTACGACGAGGATCTGGGACTCCCCGGCGAGGAACCCTATACCAGAGGTGTCTATCCGACGATGTACCGCGGGCGGACGTGGACGATGCGCCAGTTCGCCGGTTTTGGTACTGCGGAGGAGACCAACGAGCGCTTTCACTACCTCGTCGACGAGGGACAGACAGGATTGTCGACGGCGTTCGACATGCCGACGCTGATGGGCATCGATTCGGACGACGCGATGGCCGACGGCGAAGTCGGCAAGGAGGGCGTCGCGGTCGATACCCTCCGGGACATGGAGATACTGTTCGACGGCATCGATCTGGAGGACGTCTCGACCTCGTTCACCATCAACCCGAGCGCGCCCGTGATATTCGCGATGTACGTCGCGCTCGCCGACCAGCGGGGAGTCTCCCGCGAGAAGCTCCGGGGAACCATGCAGAACGATATGCTGAAGGAGTTCATCGCCCAGAAGGAGTGGGTCATCCCGCCCGACCCGTCCCTGAAACTCGTGACCGACACCATCGAGTTCGCCGTCGGGGAGACGCCGAACATCAAGCCCGTCTCGATCTCTGGCTATCACATCCGTGAAGCCGGTTCGACGGCGATTCAGGAACTCGCCTTCACGCTCGCCGACGGGTTCGCCTACGTTGAGGACGCGCTCGATCGGGGACTCGATATCGACGCATTCGCGCCCCAACTCTCCTTCTTCTTCAACTCGCACAACTCGCTGTTCGAAGAGGTCGCCAAGTTCCGAGCCGCGCGGCGCATCTATGCGACCGTGATGGACGAGTGGTACGACGCCGATGACGAGCGCTCGAAGCAGTTGAAGTTCCACACCCAGACCGCCGGCCAGAGCCTCACCGCCCAACAGCCCCTGAACAACGTCGCGCGCGTGACGGTCCAGGCGCTCGCCGGCGTCCTCGGGGGCACACAGAGCCTCCACACCAACAGCTACGACGAGGCGCTCGCGCTCCCCTCCGAGAAGGCCGTGCGAGTCGCACTCAGAACCCAGCAGATCATCGCCGAGGAGTCGGGTGCGGCCGACATCGTCGACCCCCTCGGCGGGAGTTTCGCCGTCGAGAGCCTCACCGACGAAACCGAGGAGAAGGCGATGGCGTACATCGAGGAGATCCGCGAGATGGGCGACGGTTCGGTTCGGGACGGCGTTCTGGCCGGTATCGAGCAGGGCTACTTCCACCGCGAGATCCAGGACGCCTCCTTCGAGTACCAAGAGCGCGTCGAGACGGGCGAGGAAACAGTTGTGGGGGTCAACAAGTACGAGTCCGACGAGGACACCAAACCGGAGATGCTCCACGTCGACGACGAAGTCCAGAATCGCCAGCGCGAGCGCCTCGCCGAGGTGAAGGACGAACGCGACGACGCGGCCGTCGAGGACGCGCTCGACGAACTGGGGAGCGCCGTCGAGAGCGGCGACAACGCCATGCCGGCCATCGTCGATGCGGTCAAGGTCGGGACGACGATGGGCGAGATCATGGAACTGTTCGAGCGCCGCCACGGCTCCTACCGCGAGACCGTCGGCGTGGCCTGA
- a CDS encoding CBS domain-containing protein gives MAEGSEKPRVEDYMTREVATVSPDDTVAAVARRIAESEAHSGLPVCDGRNCIGFVSARDLLLADADALVFTVMSDDLVVAHPEMALSDAARVILRSGIQKLPVVDDAGNLIGIIANTDVVRSQIERATPEKVGKLSRTLENIHGVATREERRRVSLDDLTPTQSKVYGDELDGRSYELEHGLTEPLVVIDNGGEKLLLADGHHRVKAAAQSGIDEMDAYVIVVDEQVELGMAETARNEGLSTIDDITVVDYAHHPLIESVERLQNHE, from the coding sequence ATGGCCGAAGGAAGCGAGAAGCCACGGGTCGAAGACTACATGACCCGCGAGGTCGCCACCGTCTCGCCCGACGACACGGTCGCGGCGGTCGCACGCCGTATCGCCGAGAGCGAAGCACACAGCGGCCTGCCGGTCTGTGACGGCCGGAACTGCATCGGGTTCGTCAGCGCCCGCGACCTCCTGCTCGCCGACGCCGACGCGCTCGTCTTCACCGTGATGTCCGACGACCTCGTGGTCGCGCACCCGGAGATGGCGCTCTCGGACGCCGCGCGCGTCATCCTGCGCTCGGGCATCCAGAAACTCCCCGTGGTCGACGACGCCGGCAACCTCATCGGCATCATCGCCAACACCGACGTCGTGCGCAGCCAGATCGAGCGCGCCACGCCGGAAAAAGTCGGGAAACTCTCGCGCACGCTCGAGAACATCCACGGCGTCGCGACGCGCGAGGAGCGACGGCGCGTCTCGCTCGACGACCTGACGCCCACCCAGTCGAAGGTCTACGGCGACGAACTCGACGGCCGGAGCTACGAACTCGAACACGGACTGACCGAACCCCTCGTGGTGATCGACAACGGGGGCGAAAAACTGCTGCTCGCCGACGGTCATCACAGAGTCAAGGCCGCCGCCCAGTCGGGCATCGACGAGATGGACGCCTACGTCATCGTGGTCGACGAGCAGGTCGAACTCGGCATGGCCGAGACCGCCCGCAACGAGGGGCTCTCGACCATCGACGACATCACGGTGGTCGACTACGCCCACCATCCGCTCATCGAAAGCGTCGAGCGCCTGCAAAACCACGAGTGA
- a CDS encoding DHH family phosphoesterase: protein MVSRLVLGCGSVGRALVSALADRRGSVLVCCENEHRIETLRSDRVAARRADPTDPETFDGVARPVDIVVVAADDPAVNRAATDLVREHYPDAFVLAYAGKEPSAEVRMEIETLADRTIDGEATVAGDLMERIGEASMRPRRLRRVLRSVDGSLAVVTHDNPDPDAIASALALCEIARTTGREADICYFGDITHQENRALVNVLDVDLRKLEPGDIDDYGGIALVDHSRPGVNDQLPEDTPVDVLIDHHPPRAPVEARFVDLRSDVGATSTLLVEYLRQLGIDVEETVATALLYGIRVDTDDFRREVSTVDFEAAAFLMPYTDESVLERIATPSMSAETLQTMARAISNREVRGSVLVSHIADLHERDALAQSADQLLDIEGVRTTLVYGIIDGTVYCSGRTRGANLDIGETLRDAFDQIGSGGGHADMAGAQIPLGLLGESDEDELTDIVHDLIVERFFAAIEARPSVRSAGPFAEDDGDGSGSARG from the coding sequence ATGGTCTCGCGGCTCGTGCTGGGATGTGGATCGGTCGGGCGGGCGCTCGTGAGCGCGCTCGCCGACCGCCGGGGGTCGGTGTTGGTCTGTTGTGAGAACGAACACCGCATCGAGACCCTCCGCAGCGACCGCGTCGCCGCCAGACGAGCCGACCCGACCGACCCCGAAACCTTCGATGGAGTGGCGCGACCGGTCGACATCGTCGTCGTGGCCGCCGACGACCCCGCGGTGAATCGAGCAGCTACCGACCTCGTCCGCGAGCACTATCCCGACGCCTTCGTGCTCGCGTACGCGGGCAAGGAGCCGTCGGCCGAGGTCAGGATGGAAATCGAGACGCTCGCCGACCGCACCATTGACGGGGAGGCGACCGTCGCCGGCGACCTCATGGAGCGCATCGGCGAGGCGAGCATGCGGCCCCGGCGACTCCGCCGGGTGTTGCGCTCGGTCGACGGGTCGCTCGCGGTCGTCACCCACGACAACCCGGATCCCGACGCGATAGCGAGCGCGCTCGCGCTCTGTGAGATCGCACGCACGACCGGCCGCGAGGCGGACATCTGCTACTTCGGCGACATCACCCATCAGGAGAACCGTGCGCTGGTCAACGTCCTCGACGTCGACCTCCGCAAGCTCGAACCGGGCGATATCGACGACTACGGGGGCATCGCACTCGTCGACCACTCGCGGCCGGGCGTCAACGACCAACTGCCCGAGGACACGCCCGTGGACGTGCTCATCGACCACCATCCTCCGCGCGCGCCGGTCGAGGCACGCTTCGTCGACCTCCGTAGCGACGTCGGGGCGACGAGCACGCTGCTCGTGGAGTACCTCCGCCAGTTGGGTATCGACGTCGAGGAGACCGTTGCGACCGCGCTGCTGTACGGGATCCGCGTCGACACGGACGACTTCCGGCGCGAGGTCTCGACCGTGGACTTCGAGGCTGCGGCCTTCCTCATGCCGTATACGGACGAATCGGTACTCGAACGGATCGCGACGCCGAGCATGAGCGCCGAGACACTGCAAACGATGGCGCGAGCCATCTCCAACCGTGAAGTTCGCGGGTCGGTGCTCGTGAGCCACATCGCGGACCTCCACGAGCGCGACGCGCTCGCGCAGTCGGCCGACCAGTTGCTCGACATCGAGGGCGTGCGGACGACGCTCGTCTACGGCATCATCGACGGCACGGTCTACTGTTCGGGACGAACGCGCGGGGCGAACCTCGACATCGGCGAGACTCTGCGAGATGCCTTCGACCAGATCGGCAGCGGCGGCGGCCACGCCGACATGGCCGGCGCACAGATCCCGTTGGGGTTGCTCGGCGAGAGCGACGAGGACGAACTCACCGACATCGTCCACGACCTCATCGTCGAGCGGTTCTTCGCCGCCATCGAGGCACGCCCGAGCGTGCGCTCGGCCGGCCCGTTCGCCGAGGACGACGGCGACGGCTCGGGGTCGGCGCGCGGCTGA
- a CDS encoding NAD(P)/FAD-dependent oxidoreductase encodes MTETVVVLGAGYAGAGAIMSLEDALGEGTDLVWVSDNDYHLVLHEAHRCIRDPNVQQDVTIPVEAIKSPSTRFIEGEVTGLDCDEREISLGDGSTVAYDYALVTLGSQTAYYGIDGLKEHSLTLKGLDDAFEIHDQIKEAARDATDDDPARVVVGGAGLSGIQTAGEVAEFRDMHHAPIEITLVEALEEIFPGNDPELQGALRKRLLERDVEISTDDPITEADEEEIHFQSDESLAHDVFVWTGGITGREAMSDANLENEHNRVNADATFETSDDRVFALGDSAIVDQPGGPCPPTAQAAWQAAEVAGENVARALHGQPLAEWTHEDKGTVVSVGDKAVAHDVVGVPVNTFGGPAAEFLKKAIAARWIRDVGGTTRAARAWSDL; translated from the coding sequence ATGACCGAAACCGTCGTCGTCCTCGGCGCTGGCTATGCTGGTGCCGGCGCGATCATGAGTCTCGAAGACGCCCTCGGCGAGGGCACCGACCTCGTCTGGGTCTCCGACAACGACTACCACCTCGTGCTCCACGAGGCCCATCGCTGCATCCGCGACCCGAATGTCCAGCAGGACGTCACGATACCCGTCGAGGCGATCAAATCGCCGAGTACCCGCTTCATCGAGGGCGAAGTCACCGGTCTCGACTGTGACGAGCGCGAGATCTCCCTGGGAGACGGCTCGACGGTAGCCTACGACTACGCGCTCGTCACGCTCGGTTCGCAAACTGCCTACTACGGCATCGACGGGCTGAAAGAGCACTCGCTCACCCTCAAGGGTCTCGACGACGCCTTCGAGATCCACGACCAGATAAAGGAAGCCGCCCGCGACGCGACCGACGACGATCCCGCACGGGTCGTCGTCGGCGGTGCCGGTCTCTCCGGGATCCAGACCGCCGGCGAGGTCGCGGAGTTCCGCGACATGCACCACGCACCGATCGAGATCACGCTCGTCGAAGCGCTCGAAGAGATATTCCCGGGCAACGACCCCGAACTACAGGGTGCGCTCAGAAAGCGCCTGCTGGAGCGTGACGTCGAGATCTCGACCGACGATCCCATCACCGAAGCCGACGAAGAGGAGATCCACTTCCAGTCCGACGAGTCGCTCGCCCACGACGTGTTCGTCTGGACCGGGGGCATCACGGGCCGGGAGGCGATGAGCGACGCAAACTTGGAGAACGAACACAACCGAGTGAACGCCGACGCGACCTTCGAGACGAGCGACGATCGGGTGTTCGCGCTGGGCGATTCGGCCATCGTCGACCAGCCGGGAGGACCCTGCCCGCCGACCGCACAGGCCGCCTGGCAGGCCGCAGAAGTCGCCGGCGAGAACGTCGCCCGCGCGCTCCACGGCCAGCCCCTCGCCGAGTGGACCCACGAGGACAAGGGTACGGTGGTGTCGGTCGGCGACAAGGCCGTCGCCCACGACGTCGTCGGCGTCCCGGTCAACACCTTCGGCGGCC